TGAAAGCTGTCGCAACTCTCGATAGCATTGCGGGATACACCTGGGGTCTCCTAATAGAACTTGATACCACTATATGCTTTGTGTGTAATGAGCTGGTGGATGTTCTACGTATATGCCTCGACATAGCTGATTCGGTGGACAACGATGCAGAAGATGCTCTTTGTTTGATGCCCAGACCTAGCGTTGAATCAAGCAATGGGTTCGTTGAGTGATCGTACTTTTGCGGAATGGTTCGACCACCAACGGTTTTAGTTTTCCCatgcaaagaagaagtaaagtttttgaaagtaGAAGAACTTATAGACTGAGTCCTTCCGAAAATGTGATCAGATGATGAGTTATTATTGTAATTATTCGACGAAAGGTTTGCATCCGCTTGCAAATATTTCGAGCTAGATCTTGAAAATAGTCCAAATCCTTGCAGCGGAGATTTTTTGGCACTGAATGATCCCCGTGAATTAAGATTACTAATGTTGTTGCTATagttgttgctgctgttgttgttaaTTTGTCCTGTAGTTGAAAGTTTTGGTAAAGACGGctttgaattgaaattttcaCTCTTTGACCTTCTCGGTGATTCATGAATCATGTCCATGGCGGGCGGCGCTGGTCTACCATGATGATGATGCGACATAGGTCGCTGCTTAGGTAAAGAAAGATCCTCTGGTGGATACGCCTGTGGAGAAGTCGACTCTGGAGGAGTCACAATATCATCCTCCGTGTCCATACTTGGAACGTCACTTATTTGACGAACATGGACAGGACTTCTGAAAACACTCCTTTCAGTCCCAGTTTTGTTTTCTGAGATCTGACCTCTATTTTGCAGTAAATCGTTCTCTACATCTTCATTGAGCACAGCCTTTAAACTCATCATATCTAAAGAATCTGGCAGTTCTCTCGGTACATTACTTGGGGGAGGCGACAAAGGCCGCTCAATACCAAAAATCTGGGTGAACAATTGCCTCCTGGAGTCTTGTTCCATATCATTGGAGGAAAAACTCATTGTCTCGCTttagaaagaacaaaaagacACTTAATGCAAAAATCCTGTTCTAAGCTTCTCTTAGGTCAACCAAAagcaaaaagaaagacacTAATCCCAGAAATGAAAGGAATAATGGAATACTCAAGTTTGAAAGGATATTGGAACTGGAATAACAGACAACCTCAAccaaaataaaaatacaatAATAAAGGAAAACTGAAACCAAAACGAAAACCGAACAGAGTTTGTAATTGCGCCTTATGAAATTATTCCCGTTCACACACACCAAACGTACTCTCTCAGATTACTGTACACCACCCTAAGTTTCCAATCTGCCGTTCCGGTATCGAAATAACACTTTCTTAGCCCAAATCTCTGTGTCAACAAAACCTTCAATCAAGCCTTGCTCCTTATTATTTATCAGGTTTCCgttattttctttcaaatgatcaaatcaaatcaaattctcAACTTACGAAACATCGGTGCATGAAGTTGAGATTTGGGACATCATCATAGTGCGGAAAACAAGCAAAAAatatggaaaaaaaaatagcaGTGAAAATAGAAATTTACGTCCGGTAATTTGTGTATAACCTTGCTGTTCCAGATCCTGTCACTAGCCTCAATCAGATGGTTATCGTGACTATTGGCACAGTGGCTTCTGTATGcgtatttttattttttattgTATTATGTAATTTTTTGAAGTCAGGGGAAGCTGAATCTGTATTACAtgagtcacgtgattgcTACTTTTGGGATGGTATCAAAAGACTAGTTGATTAGGCCTCGATAATTCCGGACCCTCCTCTATCTTCCCTTTGCTATACCTACTTGATGCTTTAGATCATCACTAATACATCACCAAGTGATCGAATCAACTGTTGTAACTTCTGTTAGTGAAACCCCTTTTCTCTGCCTAAAACTGAAAAGCTACTTCAATATGAAAACTAAACTATGAAATAACATATGTGGTAAAATATATGATTAGGTAGCTAAAGTACGTCTGAATTAAAATCGCAGGAGTATCAAATCGGGTGATAATCTCGTCAGACCTTAATACAAACACATAATGCCAGCTTTCCATTCTACTTTTCTAGCGGACCCAGCTACTGATCGTTTCGTGGGTAACTTTGCACTACTTCCATTGAATACGAAATATAGAGGACCAGCTTACCAGTCCAATTCAGACTACGATATTATCGATGAATGTCTAGATCTTTTCCGTGCCAATTCCTTCTTTAAGAACTTTGAGATCAAATCCCCAGCTGATAGAATATTAATCTACGGCATTCTATTCATAAACGACTGTTTGgcaaatttgaatttatcGACTAGTTATAACGAAGCTGTTAAGAAATTAATGAATCTAGGTTTAGATAGCTTTGCTATCCCAGGCACTCCAGGTTTCCCATTGAACACTGTCTACTCCATTCCATTGGACAACCCAGCAGATGTGGAGCTTTTAAAAAGTTATATCCAACAATTCCGTCAAGAACTGGCTATGAGATTGCTAGAAAGAGTGTATAAAGATAACAGAGAAGTGCCTTCGAAGTTCTGGTTGGCATTCACTAGAAGGAGATTCATGAACAAGTCGTTATAAGCAGTCTCGGCTATATAATTTTGTGATATATATCCAGAAACTTAGTAtaagatgaaaaaaatgtctGTATGTATATACAAATGAAATGGATGTTTACGTTGATAATAGGAATGTAACCTCGACATTTAAGGGTGTACTCTTATTTCTGCTCGTTCTTAGAActttgtttttgttttgaggcttcttggaataatttcaaacaCTGGTTCTGTACAGcatctgtttctttcttgataacGTTGACATCTAAGCTCAGATCGGAatcattttgtttgaaatgatCGATTTTTGCCCTCACGGCCTTCACAGAGTTAAGGGTATCTTCGTATGAAGGGCTGTTGACGATTATATCATGGAATCGTTCGAATGCATTTTCAGTGTCGCTAATCATAATGTCCGCCTTTGTGATTAACTCGACTCTTTGTCTTATCAGATTATCACGTTCTCTGTTAGCATTGGCTTCTTCAACTATAGAGTTGATTTCCTCCTCAGTTAAACCACTATTTGCTATTACTGTTATCTTCTCCTCCTTCCCACTACTGGTTTCTGCGGCTGATACATTGATGATTCCATCCGCGTCTATATCAAAAGTAACTTGTATTTGAGGTACACCTTTGGGCATTGGAGGAATACCAGCTAACTTCAAATCACCAATTAATTTGTTATCTCTGACAAGTCCTCTTTCACCTTGGTAAACCCTGATGTCTACACCTGTTTGACCATCTACACCCGTGCTAAACATCTCTGTTTTTTTGATAGGAACAGTGGAATTTCTAGGGATTAAGGGTGAGAAAACACCACCATAAGTCTCAATTCCGATAGTTAATGGTGTGACATCCAATAGTAGAACATTCTTGATTTCACCAGAAAGGACACCACCTTGAATTGCTGCACCTAATGCAACAGTTTCGTCAGGATTAACACTAACGTTGGGTTTTTGTCCGAACAAACCTGCAACAATTGTCCTAATCTTAGGCATCCTAGTCATACCTCCAACAAGAATAACATCATCTATATCTTCGGCGTCAATATCAGCATCTTTTAAGGCCTTTTTAACAGGAGGAACTGTCTTAGCGATCAAGTGCATGGTAATGTTATCAAGTTCTACCTCTTTTAATGGAACATTGATGTGTTTATTTTCATAAGCGAATggaatttcaatatttgtttctttgacATGTGATAACCTGATCTTAGCAGTTTCTGATGCATCTTTAATTCTTTGCATCAGCTCTCTATTTGCCACAATATcctctcttttcaaagaaggaTTCTGTTCCACAAATTTGTCAATGACGTAGTTTACTACGACATTATCGAAATCCTCACCACCTAAGTGGGTGTCACCATTGGTGGCTCTAACTTCAAAGACACCATCCTCAATATCTAAGATAGAGATATCAAATGTACCACCACCAAGATCATAAACTGCAATGATACCATCATTTTTGCTATCTAGTCCGAAACTTAGCGCGGCAGCTGTAGGCTCATTAACAACACGCATAACTTTCAAACCAGCCATGGTTCCAGCATCTTTTGTTGCCTGTCTTTGAGAATCATTGAAGTAAGCAGGGACCGTAATGACTGCCTTATTCACTGTCTCCTCTAGATATTTCTCTGCAACTCccttcaaatatttcagaaCAAATGATCCAATTTCGCTAGGCGATTTCTGGCTTCCGTCAGATGTCTGTAGATAAGCTTGACCGTTTGATTTGTTCTCTACAATTGTGTATGGTAACACATCCAAATCCTTTTGTGTCTCTGAATCCTGGAAAGATCTCCCGATTAATCTCTTAGTAGCAAAGAAGGTATTCTCCGAATTAATTAGTGACTGTCTCTTCGCTGCTGCTCCGACTAAAACTTTCCCGTTCTTATCAAATGCAACGACTGATGGTGTTGTTCTTTGTCCCTCGTCATTCTCAATGATTGATGCTGACTTTTTATCGTTTGAATCCCTAATGTAGGCAACAGCACTGTTGGTGGTCCCTAAATCTATTCCGATCACTTTGGTACTGGCATATCTCACACACCTGTTACTGAAGAATTTTGCAGTTTGAGGCCTGAGTCTTAGCATTGTTGTTTGTATATGTACAGCGTGGCTTATACTGTATGGCTTAACTTGCAGGATAGTATCTTTTCAATTAATGATCTACCTTGGACGAATACATTGGTGTCACTGAATTGCTAAAGAGAAGtatgctttttttttttaggtATTATACATTATGCACATTATGAAAAAATATGGGTCATGTGACTGGAAGCTTGCCGGTTATTGGCGGTGAAACGGTTCGAAGTGCTTTGTTCCAGAAGCTACCGCTAAGTTACGTATGTAACTTATCCATGAGTTGTAGAACAAGAACATTATCTTCGGTGGATGTTTGTCTGAACAAGTAATCAAGTCTCTGCTTTTTGTTAATGGTGAGAAATTCATGATATTCTGGGTCGTCTACATTGTAGTGAACAATTGATAGTGAGTCCACTTCGGCAAATAAAACATATTTTTTCCCATCGTGCGCAAGAAGCTCAAAACAGTCTCTTTCACTTCTTATATCATAATTCGTTACGAGGCTCGGGTGATCATTTTCGTTACGTTTGACGAATTTGCCtattatttcatttcttctaagCGGCACCGAATAGGGTTCAAAAAGATACTGCTGCAAAGATGTAGATAGGAAATCCTCTTTCGTTCTATCTGTTTTTATTGAATGGAAATTAATCGCTAGGTCCATAGGGTACCAACGAAACATCGATCGCCGAAATTTTCTCTCTATGACATCGAAGTCATGGCGTCTAATATCTCTTGTTTCATACAATTGACAAACCTTCCTAAATGTCCcaaaaaatgatatttcatcTGGATCAATTCCGAATTTGGATATTGGGTATGTGGCTGATGATAGCTTTGGGTCCTGGCATATCTCATTGTATCTTACAACTGCGGATTCTTCCGACTGAGAAATGTACATTAAAAACTCTGTATAAATATCTCTTGCAGATAATTTCATTGTTGCTGTTTCAAAATCTACAATGGCACCCCCATCTTGAACACCGTTCATATCattaatcaaatccttgAAAGTAGCTTCAGTCAAAAACtgatattcaaattgatgatacgttttctttcttagaATAAGGTATGTGACACCTTGAGGTGAGAGTGAATCTGGTATTACTAGTGCACCGTTAGCGACAgtaattttgatatctaGCTGCCTTGCAAATTCCTGGAGGATGCATATGATTATTAATTCATTAGGGTCTGATTCCCCCGAGTATActcttggaagaaaatactCTTCAATGGTTCCCTGTTGAGACTCCTTGAGCAAGTAGGTTTCTTCCATCACACGCATGAGGGTTTCAATGGCTTGCTTCACCACAAGAGTAGGAGAtatcttcttgatcttttctaagttcttcatctttctaTTCAGCAATCGGTGACATTTATTATAGAATAAGATTCTTTTATCGattaaagagaaaaaggaGCTATCCATAGCAGCCAACGGCAGCAGCAATTGGTTCTCATAACTATCTAAATGTTCTTCACAGCTCGAATATTTTTCCATAGCCTTGAACACCATGTTATGCCTCATTGCAGtgagaaaagaaaagcttATTTTATCTTTTGCATTAAGCTCAGTGACCGGATATTTGGAGTCAATCTTCACCAAATACGGTACTATATCATAATTTAATACGTGCTTGTAAAAAATTTCCCAATATTCCCGTGAAAACCCTAATTCAGTCATTCGATCAATATCATCACTTACCTGTCTCTCCAatcgttttcttttggcAAAATACTCCATGTAGTCTTCGTTTACAATATTACACTCAGACTCAAAAAGTAATAGATTCTGAAAGCAGTGGCGATATGATTCCTCTAGGTAGAACCATTCTTCGTTAGACTTACGCAACCATAGTTGCTTGTTCCGACCCATGTTTTCGCAGAGCTGAGAACAAGTCGTTGCAAAATTGAATACATCCTGTGCTGGTAAGAGTTCTGCAATCCTATAAATCAACTCCTCCGGAAGATTGAGCAACTGAACCATGTTCGCATCCTATGGAGTTTAAAATCGTCTTCTCTGCTCGCGTTCCATCTCATCTGTTATTTCCCTTTAACACAATGGTATGTTAGTTAATCATCCCAAAAATATCCATATAACAATTTTTTCTGATATATTAAGGTAAATTCTGTTCTTTGATCAACGAATTTCGCATCAATACAAAGTATACGTAACGGTGCTCGCTCTAAATAAAGTATGGAGCGGGAATACCTGTAGTGAGAACCGCATTCTATGGTACAACAAACTGTtcatttgaataaattaaATGACAGAATTATGTTCCtaagaagagaaacagaacTCTCAGACAACAGAAGGCACCTCATGTAAATAGCAACCGTACTAAACATAAACAGTACTTGTTCCTAAGATCATCAGTAGCAATATATGCAGCACTAGCCCAACAATGTGAGCTGACCAACCTTTCAATTTACAGttcagtttcaaaagaagtCGTTAAACTACGTTGCATGGACGCATTAGAGTTTCTTGCAAGAATGAGAAAACTGAGTGAAAAGAGAACTGAGTTATCCCTCCATTTTTTGCCACAAAAATACATTACAGCATGCGTTGAAGTACAGACACAATGCCTATAACAGATGTAATAGCAACTATCACGG
The genomic region above belongs to Kluyveromyces lactis strain NRRL Y-1140 chromosome B complete sequence and contains:
- the ARC18 gene encoding Arc18p (highly similar to uniprot|Q05933 Saccharomyces cerevisiae YLR370C ARC18 Subunit of the ARP2/3 complex which is required for the motility and integrity of cortical actin patches), yielding MPAFHSTFLADPATDRFVGNFALLPLNTKYRGPAYQSNSDYDIIDECLDLFRANSFFKNFEIKSPADRILIYGILFINDCLANLNLSTSYNEAVKKLMNLGLDSFAIPGTPGFPLNTVYSIPLDNPADVELLKSYIQQFRQELAMRLLERVYKDNREVPSKFWLAFTRRRFMNKSL
- the SSQ1 gene encoding Hsp70 family ATPase SSQ1 (similar to uniprot|Q05931 Saccharomyces cerevisiae YLR369W SSQ1 Mitochondrial hsp70-type molecular chaperone involved in the synthesis and assembly of iron/sulfur clusters into proteins) — encoded protein: MLRLRPQTAKFFSNRCVRYASTKVIGIDLGTTNSAVAYIRDSNDKKSASIIENDEGQRTTPSVVAFDKNGKVLVGAAAKRQSLINSENTFFATKRLIGRSFQDSETQKDLDVLPYTIVENKSNGQAYLQTSDGSQKSPSEIGSFVLKYLKGVAEKYLEETVNKAVITVPAYFNDSQRQATKDAGTMAGLKVMRVVNEPTAAALSFGLDSKNDGIIAVYDLGGGTFDISILDIEDGVFEVRATNGDTHLGGEDFDNVVVNYVIDKFVEQNPSLKREDIVANRELMQRIKDASETAKIRLSHVKETNIEIPFAYENKHINVPLKEVELDNITMHLIAKTVPPVKKALKDADIDAEDIDDVILVGGMTRMPKIRTIVAGLFGQKPNVSVNPDETVALGAAIQGGVLSGEIKNVLLLDVTPLTIGIETYGGVFSPLIPRNSTVPIKKTEMFSTGVDGQTGVDIRVYQGERGLVRDNKLIGDLKLAGIPPMPKGVPQIQVTFDIDADGIINVSAAETSSGKEEKITVIANSGLTEEEINSIVEEANANRERDNLIRQRVELITKADIMISDTENAFERFHDIIVNSPSYEDTLNSVKAVRAKIDHFKQNDSDLSLDVNVIKKETDAVQNQCLKLFQEASKQKQSSKNEQK
- the MDM30 gene encoding SCF ubiquitin ligase complex subunit MDM30 (some similarities with YLR368W MDM30 F-box protein), with translation MVQLLNLPEELIYRIAELLPAQDVFNFATTCSQLCENMGRNKQLWLRKSNEEWFYLEESYRHCFQNLLLFESECNIVNEDYMEYFAKRKRLERQVSDDIDRMTELGFSREYWEIFYKHVLNYDIVPYLVKIDSKYPVTELNAKDKISFSFLTAMRHNMVFKAMEKYSSCEEHLDSYENQLLLPLAAMDSSFFSLIDKRILFYNKCHRLLNRKMKNLEKIKKISPTLVVKQAIETLMRVMEETYLLKESQQGTIEEYFLPRVYSGESDPNELIIICILQEFARQLDIKITVANGALVIPDSLSPQGVTYLILRKKTYHQFEYQFLTEATFKDLINDMNGVQDGGAIVDFETATMKLSARDIYTEFLMYISQSEESAVVRYNEICQDPKLSSATYPISKFGIDPDEISFFGTFRKVCQLYETRDIRRHDFDVIERKFRRSMFRWYPMDLAINFHSIKTDRTKEDFLSTSLQQYLFEPYSVPLRRNEIIGKFVKRNENDHPSLVTNYDIRSERDCFELLAHDGKKYVLFAEVDSLSIVHYNVDDPEYHEFLTINKKQRLDYLFRQTSTEDNVLVLQLMDKLHT